In one Candidatus Ozemobacteraceae bacterium genomic region, the following are encoded:
- a CDS encoding diguanylate cyclase gives MTDVNASFRGRGRFVLSGEALAGLAFGLIAVLLFSNGWFVDLENGSIDLRFRSRGELPPSRDVVLVSITDECIAKLGPWPWPRAIHARLLDVLASAGARVAAFDIMFSEPSLAGPEDDAIFAKAVASFGRVVLPLVMVKKTVLDNDTCEMVERLVADRPIPGLRAPVASEGFIDMEHQLTNADGVMRHLFLEKRLGEETYRCFGLVIAASLLDAGINTIPGGISVGGKPLEFYTRRERTHPGSPISSLMLNYGGKTGYFDDVAYHEVLEGRFQTGLMRGKAVIIGTRAKGTSEDVKFSPFGAISGMEIHANLVHNIASGRILRRLAPSRTCVLLLAVALFAAWIIWRTGSVAGNLAIAALWLGWPLLSAFAFKRDLVLETVPFLLLLPVQWALMRLGQQLGDLRQRNRELARKVRELSMVNEVSQAVNFMGDLKRTLDTILSRCVQALGAERGSLFMLDERYESLVEAAVVFGVEGEAAVDPELLAKFREGAGIAGEVFSSGQPKLIQDTAREKGFERFAGGRGAVRSILCVPLQVRDTPIGVMNVVNKTAEGFDHEDLQMALTMANQAAVVVEKARLFNLATIDGLTGLIVRRHFQSRMEEEFRRAKRYEKPLSFIMTDIDHFKKFNDTWGHQTGDMVLREVAKIVRCTIRDTDVAARYGGEEFCVILPETDLDGGRLFAERLRQKVESSVFQGPKGDLRVTISLGLSALPYNYAETTVEMMKIADEALYEAKHAGRNRVGVSSVTEPPAPEPAKEAPDPASPASKQP, from the coding sequence ATGACTGATGTGAATGCGTCGTTCCGGGGACGGGGGCGGTTCGTCCTGAGCGGCGAAGCCCTGGCCGGTCTCGCGTTCGGCCTGATCGCCGTTCTGCTGTTTTCCAACGGCTGGTTCGTCGACCTCGAAAACGGCAGCATCGACCTGCGGTTCCGGTCGCGGGGCGAACTGCCGCCGAGCCGCGACGTCGTGCTCGTCTCGATCACCGACGAGTGCATTGCAAAACTCGGCCCGTGGCCGTGGCCCCGGGCGATCCACGCGCGGCTGCTCGACGTGCTCGCCTCGGCAGGCGCCCGGGTGGCGGCGTTCGACATCATGTTCAGCGAGCCGTCGCTCGCGGGCCCCGAAGACGACGCGATCTTCGCGAAGGCGGTCGCTTCGTTCGGCCGGGTCGTCCTGCCCCTCGTGATGGTGAAAAAGACCGTGCTCGACAACGACACGTGCGAAATGGTCGAGCGTCTCGTTGCCGACCGGCCGATTCCCGGGCTGAGGGCCCCCGTCGCGTCGGAGGGCTTCATCGACATGGAGCACCAGCTCACGAACGCCGACGGCGTGATGCGCCACCTGTTCCTGGAAAAGAGGCTGGGGGAAGAAACGTATCGCTGCTTCGGCCTCGTGATCGCGGCCAGCCTGCTCGACGCCGGCATCAACACAATACCAGGCGGTATATCCGTCGGCGGGAAACCGCTGGAATTCTACACCCGCCGGGAACGCACCCATCCCGGCTCCCCGATCAGCTCCCTGATGCTGAATTACGGGGGAAAAACCGGGTATTTCGACGACGTCGCCTATCACGAGGTGCTCGAAGGCCGTTTCCAGACCGGGCTGATGCGTGGCAAGGCCGTCATCATCGGCACGCGGGCCAAGGGAACCTCCGAGGACGTGAAATTCTCCCCGTTCGGGGCGATTTCCGGCATGGAGATCCACGCGAACCTCGTCCACAACATCGCGAGCGGCCGCATCCTGCGCCGTCTCGCCCCTTCCCGCACGTGCGTGCTTCTGCTGGCCGTCGCTCTTTTCGCCGCGTGGATCATCTGGCGGACGGGAAGCGTCGCCGGCAACCTCGCGATCGCCGCGCTCTGGCTCGGCTGGCCCCTTCTCTCCGCGTTCGCCTTCAAACGTGACCTGGTGCTCGAGACCGTACCCTTCCTGCTTCTCCTGCCGGTCCAGTGGGCGCTGATGCGCCTCGGGCAGCAGCTCGGCGACCTCCGGCAGCGCAACCGGGAGCTGGCCCGCAAGGTGCGCGAACTCTCGATGGTGAACGAGGTCAGCCAGGCCGTGAACTTCATGGGTGACCTCAAGCGGACCCTCGACACGATTCTCTCCCGCTGCGTACAGGCCCTCGGCGCCGAGCGTGGCTCGCTGTTCATGCTGGACGAGCGATACGAGAGTCTCGTCGAGGCGGCCGTCGTCTTCGGTGTGGAGGGCGAGGCGGCCGTCGATCCCGAACTGCTGGCGAAGTTCCGCGAAGGCGCCGGCATCGCGGGCGAGGTGTTCTCGAGCGGCCAGCCGAAGCTGATCCAGGACACGGCCCGGGAAAAGGGATTCGAGCGGTTCGCGGGCGGTCGCGGCGCCGTGCGGTCGATCCTGTGCGTTCCGCTCCAGGTGCGGGACACGCCGATCGGCGTCATGAACGTCGTGAACAAGACCGCCGAAGGGTTCGACCACGAGGACCTCCAGATGGCCCTGACGATGGCGAACCAGGCCGCCGTGGTCGTCGAAAAGGCTCGCCTGTTCAACCTCGCCACGATCGACGGGCTGACGGGCCTGATCGTGCGCCGCCACTTCCAGTCGCGCATGGAGGAGGAGTTCCGGCGGGCGAAGCGATACGAGAAGCCGCTCTCATTTATCATGACCGATATAGATCATTTCAAGAAGTTCAACGACACCTGGGGGCACCAGACCGGCGACATGGTCCTGCGCGAGGTCGCGAAGATCGTGCGCTGCACCATCCGCGACACCGACGTGGCGGCGCGCTACGGCGGCGAGGAGTTCTGCGTGATCCTGCCGGAAACCGACCTCGATGGCGGTCGGCTGTTCGCCGAGCGCCTGCGCCAGAAGGTCGAGTCGTCGGTGTTCCAGGGCCCGAAGGGCGACCTGCGGGTGACGATCAGCCTCGGCCTTAGCGCGCTTCCCTACAACTATGCCGAAACAACCGTCGAGATGATGAAGATCGCCGACGAGGCCCTCTACGAGGCGAAGCATGCCGGCCGCAACCGCGTCGGCGTCTCGTCCGTGACCGAACCCCCCGCCCCGGAACCGGCGAAAGAGGCTCCTGACCCCGCGTCTCCGGCTTCTAAACAGCCTTGA